The following proteins are encoded in a genomic region of Leptolyngbya boryana PCC 6306:
- a CDS encoding TauD/TfdA family dioxygenase, which produces MTQQNRAKLSLNTLGTTSRKSVKVSQSALIQTSHLLGTSIPLVIQPTVESMDLIAWATSNRETIEALFLQHRALLFRGFKIKSAEQFNQFVQATAQGELLSYRDRSSPRHEVEGKIYTSTDYPAQERIFLHNEGTYWLTYPLKIYFCCLTVAEQGGETPIADTQKVLQRLAPQIRDRFTEKKVLYVRNYNDGFGLTWQTVFQTDDKAVVEDYCRRNAIEFEWKPGDRLRTRQVRDAIAKHPITGELTWFNHAAFFHISTLEPTIRHALLTEFKEEELPQNTYYGDGSEIEPEVLDAIREAYHQETIIFPWQAGDILLLNNMLVAHGRRPYSGARKVLVGMAEPYCHREFNVEE; this is translated from the coding sequence ATGACACAACAAAACAGGGCAAAGCTAAGCCTAAACACATTGGGAACTACGAGCCGAAAATCTGTCAAGGTTTCGCAGTCCGCGTTAATTCAAACCAGCCATTTACTAGGAACCTCAATTCCGCTCGTGATTCAGCCAACGGTTGAGTCGATGGATCTGATTGCCTGGGCAACCTCGAATCGAGAGACGATCGAAGCGCTATTTCTTCAGCATCGTGCTTTGTTGTTTCGGGGTTTCAAGATCAAAAGTGCCGAGCAGTTTAATCAGTTTGTGCAAGCCACTGCTCAAGGAGAATTGTTGAGTTATCGCGATCGCTCCTCTCCCCGCCATGAAGTGGAAGGCAAGATCTACACCTCCACCGATTATCCGGCTCAAGAAAGAATCTTTCTGCACAACGAAGGAACTTACTGGTTAACCTATCCGCTCAAAATCTATTTCTGTTGTCTCACTGTTGCCGAACAAGGGGGCGAAACCCCGATCGCAGATACACAAAAAGTCTTGCAGCGTCTTGCACCCCAGATTCGCGATCGATTTACAGAAAAGAAAGTTCTGTATGTTCGCAACTATAACGATGGCTTTGGATTAACCTGGCAAACGGTCTTCCAAACCGACGACAAAGCTGTGGTAGAAGACTACTGCCGTCGCAATGCCATTGAGTTTGAGTGGAAACCAGGCGATCGACTCAGAACTCGTCAGGTGCGCGATGCGATCGCAAAACATCCGATCACAGGTGAACTAACCTGGTTCAATCACGCCGCGTTTTTCCATATTTCAACCCTAGAACCCACCATTCGCCATGCGTTGTTAACAGAATTCAAAGAAGAAGAGTTACCGCAGAACACCTATTACGGAGATGGTTCTGAGATCGAGCCGGAAGTCTTAGACGCGATTCGTGAAGCTTATCACCAGGAAACGATCATCTTTCCCTGGCAGGCTGGAGACATTTTGCTATTAAACAATATGCTCGTTGCCCACGGACGACGACCCTACAGCGGAGCC